One window from the genome of Xiphophorus hellerii strain 12219 chromosome 16, Xiphophorus_hellerii-4.1, whole genome shotgun sequence encodes:
- the LOC116735124 gene encoding gastrula zinc finger protein XlCGF7.1 produces MPRSFLVKTKRTHPLSPPRDHCSRRQAETNAKDGIGLPEDAPQTLPSPEIRNPVTDGPANCSYRTPKDKLWPSAPVEKEDRPTPVAPWSPDRQQSDRERELERLVFLLLNHTSHTDLKSPVRDCPLCEKSLSDILMSGSLRDQGYNTLSIPLSRTLAAADISHVPFGFQAVGSYSRAKERSFGCKVCGKVFKRSSTLSTHLLIHSDTRPYPCQYCGKRFHQKSDMKKHTFIHTGEKPHVCKVCGKGFSQSSNLITHSRKHNSYRPFSCSRCQLTFQRRVDLQRHHETQCGYGEVYSQS; encoded by the exons ATGCCGCGCTCGTTCCTCGTCAAGACCAAACGGACGCATCCCCTCAGCCCACCCAGGGACCACTGCTCCAGACGGCAGGCTGAAACTAACGCCAAGGATGGGATTGGGCTTCCTGAAGATGCTCCACAAACTTTACCTTCCCCAGAGATCAGAAACCCTGTGACTGATGGACCGGCAAACTGCTCCTACAGAACCCCAAAAGACAAGCTCTGGCCTTCAG cCCCTGTGGAGAAGGAAGACCGTCCCACGCCAGTCGCACCATGGTCGCCTGACCGACAACAATCTGACcgagagagagagctggagagGCTCGTCTTCTTGTTGCTCAACCACACGTCACACACTGACCTCAAATCACCGGTCAGGGATTGTCCGCTCTGTGAAAAG TCTCTTTCAGATATCCTAATGTCAGGGAGTCTGCGAGACCAAGGGTACAACACCCTCTCCATCCCTTTATCAAGGACCCTGGCTGCTGCAGACATTTCCCATGTGCCCTTTGGTTTCCAAGCAGTTGGCAGCTACAGCAGAGCAAAG GAGCGAAGCTTTGGCTGCAAAGTGTGTGGAAAAGTCTTCAAGCGCTCGTCCACCCTGTCCACTCACCTCCTCATCCACTCCGACACGCGGCCTTACCCCTGCCAGTACTGCGGCAAGAGGTTTCACCAGAAGTCTGACATGAAGAAACACACCTTCATACACACAG GAGAGAAACCACACGTGTGCAAGGTGTGCGGTAAAGGATTCAGCCAGAGCTCCAACCTCATCACCCACAGCCGAAAGCACAACAGCTACCGGCCTTTCAGCTGCTCCCGCTGTCAGCTCACCTTCCAGCGCAGGGTGGACCTACAGCGCCACCATGAGACACAGTGCGGCTATGGAGAGGTGTACAGCCAAAGCTGA